DNA from Leptospira mayottensis 200901116:
CTACGTAAGGAGCGTTGCTCATAGATTCCACACCACCTGCAAGAACCGCATCCGCATCTCCAAGATAAATCTTCTTTGCGGCCTGAATGATCGCTTCCATACCGGAACCACAAAGACGATTCAAAGTCAAGGCCGGAATCCCCAAAGGAAGACCAGATTTCAGACCGATATGGCGAGCGAGATAAATCGCCTCTTTTCCAGTCGGAATTACATTTCCAAAAATTGATTCTCCGATTCCGTCCGGAGAAACTCCTGTTTTTTCCAAAATCGCCTTCGAAACCAAAACTCCCAAATCAACCGCACTAAGGTCCTTTAAAGTTCCTCCGAAATTTCCAAACGGGGTTCTAATTCCGTCCAGGATGACCGCCTCTTCCATAATTACTCCTAATAACTTTAATATTCTAATTCACGAATGTTCTTTCGCTTTGCAGTGTTCTACACCTTATCCGACACATTGCACCCGTAGATCCCATTGGAAAATTTTCGAAGCAGGTATTTCCGTCTTAATCGAAAAGTAAACCTTTTCGCCAAAACCGTTACATAAAAAAATTCCTATCATTTACAAAAAAAGCAAATCTTAGTCAGATCTTTTTCTTTGATCCAAGTAAAATCCAATTTTCTTTAGAAATCGCACAGTTGCACTTTCCTTTTTCGTTGATCTTTGACTCGAAATAAAATTGTAGGTAATTCGTCCGAAATCTTTTTTATATTCTTTTTTAGTTCAAAGGATCCTGATTTTCCAAAAGAAGACGAATCCTTTGTTCATGTAGAAGAATTCCTACAAATTCCTTAAAAACTATTTCCCAAAAAGATTTAAATACGGGAATTCCCACAATTTTTTCTCACAATCGTCTTTGCCATCTACAAAACTAGAAAAAATCTTAAAAGTAACGATCTGCCACTACTCATTTTCGTCCAACTCCTCAAAAAAAGCCTATTTTGGAAAGTAGGAATTCTTTTCTGTTTTTTCTTTAATCATTCTCATTTGATAATAAACATCGGTTATTAAAGAAAAATAAGACGGCCTGATATGAGTTTCATTTTAATTTCATTTTTTTAGTGACTATATAGAATCCATTTTTGTCTAAACTTCTTTTTGCATACATCGGCGTAGAAAATTTTATGTTCAATCACCGTTAGGAAAAAACTTTCAGTTCCCGAAATGTTTTTGCAAAATTTTTCTTATTAAGAGCCTGTCTTAAAAACCTCGGAATATAGGAGTTAGACAAGAACTTAACAGTTATAAAATATGCTCGAAAGCTCGTAAACTACCAAAAGGACGTAATTTGTAAGAACTTCTATATTTTATTACAAACTTACTGAATCATTGTAACTGATTTCTTTTAAGGTTTTTAAGACCGGCTCTGATATGGCGCCCCCATCCGGAGCCGTAAATATTTTTTCGCATTTTTTTTAATCACCCAATAATTTAACTCGTTAGAGAAAAGCATTCGCGACGATTGATCAGACTGATATTCGCGGGTTGGATACCGCAGGATAATCTATACATCGGGAGCTGTTCTTAGGAGGGTGTCAGCGTTCCTGTGTAAATGACATATCTTAAAACGAATCGAACTTCAACCGATCGCCGAAAATAATCGAAAATTGATTCATTGCTTTTCCCCAATCTTGAATAGGCATGGTCCATTTTTTAGACATATTATTCAAAGCTAAATAAAGAAGCTTGATAGCCGCTTCATCGGTAGGAAACGAACCCCGATTCTTGATAATTTTTCTTAGCCCCATATTCATAGATTCGATAGCGTTTGTGGTGTAAATCGCCTTACGAATGTTAGGTGGATAGGCCAAAAAAGGAATCACCGATTCCCAATTGTTTCTCCAGGACTTGCTGATCATCGGATATTGACTGTCCCATTTGGTTGAAAAATCATCAAGGCTTTTCTTAGCAATCTCTGCCGACGGAGATTTGTAGATAGCCTTTAAATCAATCATCAACTCTTTCTTCTGTTTGTAAGAAACCCATTTCAAAGAATTCCTTACCATATGAACGATACAAAGTTGAACTTGTGCATTAGGAAAAACTGATATGATCGTATCCGGAAATCCTTTTAACCCGTCAACACAGGCGATTAAGATATCTTCAACTCCGCGATTCTTTAAATCGGTTAAGATCTGAAGCCAGAACTTCGCTCCTTCGGTGCGCTCCACCCAAATCCCAAGTATCTCTTTTGTGCCCTGTAGATTGATTCCTAAAGCCAAATAGAAGGATTTGTTTTGAACGTGGTGGCCGTCTCTCACCTTTACGACTAACGCGTCCATGATGAGAATTGGATATACTTTATCCAAGGGGCGATTCTGCCACTCGATCACCGTTTCCAGTACCGAATCGGTGACTTCTGAGATCAGATCCGCTGAGACTTCCACTTGATAGATTTCTTGGAGATGTTGGGTAATTTCTCGTGTGGTCATTCCGCGTGAATACATCGAAATGATCTTATCGTCGAAGCCGGTAAAGCGTGTCTGTCCTTTTTGAATGATCTGCGGTTCGAAACTGCCGTTTCTGTCTCGAGGTATTTCCAAATCGATTGTTCCAAAATCTCCTTTGAGCTTTTTGTTACTTTTGCCATTCCGAGAATTTCCTGTGTTATTGCCCAACGAGGAATTCTTCTCATATCCAAGGTGATGCGTCATCTCACCTTGCATCGCTCGCTCTATCAGTGATTTCGTTAGTTGCTTTAAGAGGCCTTCATTTCCCAGTAGATCTTCAGGACTCTTATCTTTGATTAATTCATCGAGTAGCTCTTCAGCTCGATTTTTGGGTTTGCTCATATTGGGTTTATCCTTGTTACTTTTTGGTTATTCACAAGTCATTTACACAATCGACACGACACCCTCGTTCTTAGTCTTAAAACGAAGGTCAAATTTGAAATTCAAATTTGCTTCAACACTGAGCCAACAAGTATTCCTCCTTTATCGTACATCTTCTCTAACGAATTCAATTATTGGATGAAACATTACTCTAACTCTATGCAACCAGATTCATCGCCGCCCAAAGAAATCCGGATAACTCTCTTGAAACTGCCGTTATCATTACCTGAGGAGTTTTTCCTCTTTGCTGTAGATTACGAAACTTCTTGTGTAATCTGAGAGATGCTTTTTCCGCCAAAGCAACAACTAACGCAGGTTGTCCCGATCTACGTGCGGTTACAATCTTACTTCCTGTTCCAGGGAAACGATGTTGCCAAGCTGCTTCTGTCAATATTCTTCGAAGTCTGGGACTTCCAGTTTTTGTTATCCCTGTTTGTTTTCTTTTGGAACCGCTGGAATATTCTCCCGGAACAAGTCCTAAAAAACTCATGAACGAACCGGCTGTTTTGAATCGTTTGAAGTCACAAACCTCACAAAGTAAAAACATTGCGGTTAGATAATCCACTCCTCGGAAACATCTTAATACTCCC
Protein-coding regions in this window:
- a CDS encoding IS256 family transposase, with protein sequence MSKPKNRAEELLDELIKDKSPEDLLGNEGLLKQLTKSLIERAMQGEMTHHLGYEKNSSLGNNTGNSRNGKSNKKLKGDFGTIDLEIPRDRNGSFEPQIIQKGQTRFTGFDDKIISMYSRGMTTREITQHLQEIYQVEVSADLISEVTDSVLETVIEWQNRPLDKVYPILIMDALVVKVRDGHHVQNKSFYLALGINLQGTKEILGIWVERTEGAKFWLQILTDLKNRGVEDILIACVDGLKGFPDTIISVFPNAQVQLCIVHMVRNSLKWVSYKQKKELMIDLKAIYKSPSAEIAKKSLDDFSTKWDSQYPMISKSWRNNWESVIPFLAYPPNIRKAIYTTNAIESMNMGLRKIIKNRGSFPTDEAAIKLLYLALNNMSKKWTMPIQDWGKAMNQFSIIFGDRLKFDSF